The following proteins are encoded in a genomic region of Hyla sarda isolate aHylSar1 chromosome 3, aHylSar1.hap1, whole genome shotgun sequence:
- the KBTBD11 gene encoding kelch repeat and BTB domain-containing protein 11, producing MDSSFSVIQYPSDLNVNDGNTGTSAKRTCEYTGASGNGLEASESSGKHIHDSDMKGSLPHTNGGYSPQSDSVVQPMLNLEISRQVTNNDTEDISVSEPMSEGSIALGGSQWDMNSVSEFEEDTEERSLSESVSISEYLQAHAKQPNAEFGIDEAKLDGSGGNLKRKILPGNTEPLGEPDLVIEVTGGQRIKAHKSILAEKSDYFRARSSRDILKIKGVSYQTLQLLVDYIYNSKLEVKQENVVEVISGAKFLQIPCAVQCAMDSMRSQISLKNCYQVLYIAKKQRLNELKEAAYKFMSDHFLQVLRDPNVYGRLTGAERDLILQRRMDGKQFLVVAEINDAFERMNSSSRPQSRESSRPQSPSSIVSFEDDATTYQVHCFTESARRWRSLTKIPEEANTKGCGVCVLHNYLFIAGGIKGSGEKAKLSDHVFCYNPLTDTWDKVRPLSQPRSQLKLIALDGYLYAIGGECLFTVEKYDPRLDRWSSVASLPKGAFAVAHEATTCNGEIYVSGGTLFYRLLKYDPKRNEWQECPYNNSRRRSAGMVSHKGCIYRFDVSREHGLSVFTYNSMARHWSEGVNLSPGPGPPPPSLPFRCTVMGSNIYCLNKAVTLRVPLPPEGTGGEMSSCELELFISPEEAKGVLFPFVLSLPENKS from the coding sequence ATGGATTCCTCCTTCTCGGTCATTCAATACCCCAGTGATCTGAATGTAAACGATGGAAATACAGGCACCTCTGCAAAGAGGACATGTGAGTACACTGGGGCCTCTGGAAATGGGTTGGAGGCAAGTGAAAGCTCCGGAAAGCATATACATGACAGTGACATGAAAGGCAGTTTACCCCACACTAATGGTGGCTACAGTCCTCAGTCTGACTCTGTTGTGCAGCCGATGCTTAATCTGGAGATTTCGAGACAAGTAACGAATAATGATACTGAGGACATATCTGTTTCTGAACCAATGAGTGAAGGAAGCATAGCCTTGGGGGGAAGTCAGTGGGATATGAACAGTGTATCAGAATTTGAAGAGGATACTGAGGAAAGAAGTTTATCTGAATCTGTCTCAATCAGTGAATACCTACAAGCTCATGCAAAACAGCCCAATGCAGAATTTGGTATCGATGAAGCTAAATTGGATGGATCTGGAGGTAATCTGAAGAGGAAAATTTTACCTGGTAACACTGAACCCTTGGGTGAACCAGACCTGGTGATTGAAGTCACTGGGGGTCAAAGGATTAAAGCACATAAGTCTATTTTAGCCGAGAAGAGTGATTATTTTCGGGCCCGATCATCAAGAGACATTCTTAAAATTAAGGGGGTAAGTTACCAGACTTTACAGTTGCTGGTGGATTATATTTACAACTCAAAACTGGAAGTGAAGCAGGAAAATGTGGTAGAGGTAATAAGTGGGGCAAAGTTCCTACAGATCCCGTGTGCCGTCCAGTGTGCCATGGATAGCATGAGGTCCCAGATATCACTTAAGAACTGCTATCAGGTACTCTATATTGCGAAAAAGCAAAGACTGAATGAGCTTAAGGAAGCGGCTTACAAATTTATGAGTGATCATTTCCTGCAGGTTCTCAGAGATCCAAATGTTTATGGCAGACTGACGGGTGCAGAGAGAGACTTAATCTTACAACGTAGAAtggatggaaaacaatttttggTGGTGGCAGAAATTAATGATGCTTTTGAACGAATGAACAGTAGTAGTAGACCACAAAGTCGAGAGAGCAGTAGACCCCAGAGTCCTTCATCTATTGTGTCCTTTGAAGATGATGCAACTACTTATCAGGTACATTGCTTCACTGAATCTGCTAGGAGATGGCGGTCTTTGACAAAGATTCCAGAGGAGGCAAATACTAAAGGTTGTGGAGTATGTGTTCTACATAACTATTTGTTCATTGCTGGGGGCATTAAAGGAAGTGGCGAAAAAGCAAAACTGTCTGACCATGTATTCTGTTACAACCCTTTGACTGACACCTGGGATAAGGTTCGGCCACTCTCCCAGCCACGTTCACAATTAAAACTAATAGCTCTTGATGGTTATCTATATGCTATTGGTGGAGAATGCCTCTTCACAGTGGAAAAATATGATCCCCGTCTAGACCGTTGGAGCTCAGTAGCTTCATTACCTAAGGGGGCATTTGCAGTGGCCCATGAAGCCACAACATGTAATGGTGAGATATATGTATCTGGAGGGACTCTTTTTTACCGTCTACTCAAATATGATCCTAAACGTAATGAATGGCAAGAATGCCCTTACAACAATAGCCGTCGGCGCTCTGCAGGTATGGTATCCCACAAAGGCTGTATTTACCGATTTGATGTCAGTCGTGAGCATGGCCTTAGCGTTTTTACCTACAATTCAATGGCCAGGCACTGGAGTGAGGGAGTCAACCTAAGTCCTGGTCCAGGGCCACCACCTCCTAGTCTGCCATTTCGCTGCACAGTCATGGGAAGCAACATCTATTGTTTGAACAAGGCTGTAACACTCAGAGTGCCACTGCCACCAGAAGGAACTGGAGGAGAGATGAGTAGCTGTGAGCTTGAGCTCTTTATCTCGCCGGAAGAAGCGAAAGGGGTCCTATTTCCATTTGTTCTCTCTTTACCAGAGAATAAGTCATAA